The following proteins are encoded in a genomic region of Tigriopus californicus strain San Diego chromosome 6, Tcal_SD_v2.1, whole genome shotgun sequence:
- the LOC131882496 gene encoding mediator of RNA polymerase II transcription subunit 1-like: MQLITQNKTDQLLDTANNRGLFVTLPDQQHCYFLSDPPDFQGVMVSTIPFTHPNSVPSIIGHLRQQALFNTLIESCARVNSIQDLEKSVMFEVSCTDLTHIAITFEHPSDESMATVELDLTHVNQIACQVYTSSAVPVCPEDLANKVIQKCMSIPITMRSLIRYGQSKLKPVGQEPDTEMSLANNSFFNGGNAEGQYSHGNGGSAPNSGIDSKYGREGHLGVPGSAQPGHEESMETDRGGGANNSTGFGDYIKDEPMDYEHDSGTFKSGAGSLNEYGPQDATFNPEASSSSQPKSSSSSSTPTTAPTTTTSSALKHKVPSTSSGSSSSNMSLKLKTELGSTAKTESGSGHESMLLPPKMEHIKPEFSLTKASPSSSNDFKGKAERRESSIPDIKPLVSITPVSSSTCSLSMSKKSAGGIEIIPLGGSNEKDKSRELIRRSLSEDDKRRLEKKSMSSKKRKHLSSSRVSTGDGLSSSKKKLLDGKGKGKLDTVINRLQNPGPESSIELFPKGKEPTKVAPKSSSSLKLTIKAPNKFPSPSGKDPKPKSSSSSPSSKEKSSSKHSSSSSKSSSHRSHGSSSSSQGSSSKSSKSTYKDRKRSSHGSSSSSRSSSTDRDRDRHQREREEVKKLLDGGKLNKTFQIPKLSKSSSPSTAKNPTTPQIYWRWECHTAQHQPQTPIFSAIECAAPSHHLAQYDAKGELQAVTSRRPPMEWEASHGTPQCAAHVPDPDKSSGLEGSGNAESLSSMSGPAKTAQGDGGDFVMTVRLVSTGK; this comes from the exons ATGCAATTGATCACGCAGAACAAGACCGACCAGCTCCTGGACACAGCCAATAACCGAGGCCTCTTTGTG ACTTTGCCGGATCAACAACATTGTTACTTCCTTTCGGATCCGCCCGATTTTCAAGGGGTCATGGTTTCCACGATTCCGTTCACTCATCCCAACTCGGTTCCTTCGATCATCGGACATTTAAGGCAACAAGCTCTCTTCAATACCCTCATCGAATCATGTGCTCGTGTCAATAGTATCCAAG ATCTGGAGAAGTCAGTCATGTTTGAGGTGTCGTGCACGGATTTGACCCATATCGCCATCACCTTTGAGCATCCCAGTGACGAGAGCATGGCCACCGTGGAACTCGATCTGACTCACGTCAACCAGATCGCTTGCCAAGTGTACACATCATCCGCTGTGCCCGTCTGTCCGGAAGACTTGGCCAACAAGGTGATCCAAAA ATGTATGTCCATTCCGATCACAATGCGCTCGTTGATTCGTTATGGTCAATCCAAATTGAAGCCCGTGGGTCAAGAGCCGGACACGGAGATGTCTCTGGCCAATAACAGCTTCTTCAATGGCGGCAACGCCGAGGGTCAGTACTCCCATGGGAACGGCGGAAGTGCCCCCAATTCTGGCATCGACTCCAAATATGGACGGGAAGGCCACTTAGGGGTTCCCGGGAGTGCCCAACCTGGACACGAGGAGTCCATGGAAACGGATCGTGGTGGAGGTGCCAACAACAGCACTGGTTTTGGTGATTACATCAAGGACGAGCCCATGGATTACGAGCATGACTCGGGCACCTTCAAA tctGGCGCGGGTTCTTTAAACGAGTATGGGCCTCAGGATGCGACGTTCAATCCTGAGGCCTCCAGCTCCTCCCAACCGAAgtcgtcgtcatcctcatcaacaccaacaacagcaccaacaacaaccacaagcAGTGCCCTCAAGCACAAAGTCCCGTCCACGAGCTCCGGGTCTTCGTCCAGTAATATGAGTCTCAAGCTCAAAACTGAACTTGGGTCCACCGCCAAAACCGAATCCGGATCCGGTCACGAATCGATGTTGCTTCcgcccaaaatggaacacatcAAGCCGGAATTCTCGTTAACCAAGGCCTCGCCATCCAGTTCGAATGACTTCAAGGGCAAAGCTGAGCGACGGGAAAGCTCCATCCCCGATATCAAGCCCTTGGTATCGATTACTCCCGTGTCTTCATCCACGTGCTCCTTATCCATGTCCAAGAAGTCAGCCGGAGGCATAGAAATCATCCCTTTAGGAGGCTCCAATGAGAAAGACAAAAGCCGGGAACTGATCCGGCGAAGTCTCTCTGAGGACGATAAACGGCGTTTGGAGAAGAAATCTATGTCCTCGAAGAAGCGGAAGCACTTATCCTCGTCCCGAGTCTCCACCGGGGATGGCTTATCATCAAGCAAAAAGAAGCTTTTGGACGGAAAAGGCAAGGGTAAACTGGACACTGTGATCAATCGGCTCCAGAACCCTGGACCGGAATCCTCGATAGAATTGTTCCCCAAGGGCAAAGAGCCTACTAAAGTGGCTCCCAAGAGCTCGTCATCATTGAAATTAACCATTAAAGCCCCCAACAAGTTCCCCTCGCCCTCGGGGAAGGACCCCAAACCCAAgtcctcgtcctcatcgcCCAGTTCCAAGGAGAAATCCTCCAGTAAACACTCGTCCTCCTCATCCAAAAGCTCGTCCCATCGATCCCAcggatcatcatcgtcatcccAAGGAAGTTCCTCAAAGTCCTCGAAATCCACCT ACAAGGATCGGAAACGGAGCTCCCATGggtcgtcctcgtcttctcGGAGTTCCTCCACAGATCGAGATCGGGATCGGCATCAAAGGGAACGTGAAGAGGTCAAGAAGCTATTGGATGGCGGGAAACTGAACAAGACCTTCCAGATTCCGAAATTGTCTAAGAGCTCCTCGCCCTCCACGGCCAAGAATCCAACAACC CCCCAAATATATTGGAGGTGGGAGTGTCACACCGCCCAACATCAGCCCCAAACACCCATATTCAGCGCCATCGAGTGTGCCGCCCCTTCCCACCACCTCGCCCAATACGACGCCAAAGGCGAGCTCCAGGCCGTCACGTCACGTCGCCCACCTATGGAGTGGGAGGCCAGCCACGGCACGCCTCAATGTGCCGCACACGTTCCTGATCCGGACAAATCATCAGGTTTGGAGGGGAGTGGCAATGCGGAGTCCTTGTCGAGTATGAGTGGACCCGCTAAAACCGCCCAAGGAGATGGAGGAGATTTTGTGATGACAGTACGGCTCGTTTCTACTGGAAAATGA